GATCGCGTCCCTCCGCCAGCGCGCGGAACTTCGAGCGCACCATCACCGCCTCGATGTCCGCGCCGCTGAAGGCGCGCACACCGCCGGGAATCAGCGCGGCGAAGGACTCCACGCCCTCCACCGACACGCCGGTCTTCTTGCTCATCGCCTGGAACAGCTCGTTCCGCTCCTCGTCCGTCTGCGGATAGAAGAGCGCGAGGTGCTCCTCCGCGCGGCCCTGGCGCTTCAGGTCGATGGGCAGCAGGTCCGGCCGCGCCGTCAGCAGGAACCAGACGATCTTGCCGCGGTACTGCGTGTTGCCCATGAAGGACGCGATGGAGCCGAAGATGCGGCTGCTCGTCCCGGAGTCCCCACCGGAGTCGCGGTTGCCGAGGAAGGTGTCCGCCTCGTCGACCATCACCGCCACCGGCCACAGGGCCTTCAGCAGGTTGAAGATCTTCTCCAGGTTCGATTCCGTCACGCCCTGCCACTGGCTGCGGAAGTTCAGGAACTTCACCACCGGGATGCCAATCTCCCCGGCGAAGCAGCTCACCATGAACGTCTTGCCCGTGCCCACCGGCCCGCTCACCAGGTAGCCCATGGGCATGACCTCGATGCGGCCCTTCTTCAGCGCGGACGCCGCCTGCCGCAGCATCTGCTTGGCGGGGGCGTGGCCCGCCACCGCGTCCAGCGTGTGCGCGGGCTCGATGAACTCCAGGAGGCCGTGACACTCCGCCTGGATGAGCTCCTTCTTCTTCTCCTTGAGCAGCTCCGGAGTGATGCGCACCTCCCGCTCCAGCGCCTCCGTGAGCACGCGGTCCAGGTTGATGCGCGACAGGCCCGCCGTCATCTTCGCCAGGCCCGCGACCGGCACCTCCGACACCGACTGGAGCTTCTTGCCCTCCAGCTTGGAGCGCACGTACTCCAGGCGCTCCTCCTCCGTGGGCAGCGGCAGCTCGATGGGCGCCACGTACGGGTTGCGGCTGATGCGCGGCGACACGTCCGACAGGTTCTCCGCCAGGAGCACCACGGACACGTCGCCCGCCAGGAACTGCGGGTCGTGCGCCCACTTGTCCAGCGTGGCCACCACGAAGCGGTCCTCCGCGGACAGGTGGCTCATCTCCCCGCCCGGGACCAGCGTCTCCGCGTAGTCGATGATGAGCGCCAGCGAGCGGCCCTCGCTCAGGCGCATGCGCAGGAAGTTCTCCAGGATTTGCAGCGCCCGGCCCGGGTCGCGCGGCATGACCTTGGCGTAGTCCGTGCCGTACATGGCGTCGTAGCCCGTCATGGCCCGCGCCAGGTCCTTCTGCGTCTCCGGCGTCGCGGAGCGGATGCCCGACGAGCGGTCGTAGAAGAGGACGTGGTCGCGCCCGCCGAACAGCTCCTCCGACAGGAACGTCTTCAGCGTCCCAAAGCCGCGCCCGCCGTCCTCCAGCTGCAGCGGCTGCAGGTCGCGCACGGCCCCGTACAGCAGGAAGGTGCTGACCGTCTTCGTGTAGTACTTGCGCGCCAGCTGCTGCGCCCACCGGGGCAGATCCGCCAGCGGATCCGCCTTGTTCACCTTACGCACCTTCGTCACGGACATCCCTCCGGCGCCGCTCCCCCCAGGGACATCCGGGGGGAGGACCCCCAGGCTACCTCTTAAATGTCAGGACCGCGGTGCCGCTAATCGCGGCAGCGCGCCTGCTTCTTCAAGGTTGCTTCCACCTTGACCGTGGAACCCGCCGGGGACGGCGTGCCCACGGATACGTCCTCGTCCGCGTGGCATTTCGCCTTCAGCGTGAGTTCGCGCGTGCCCCAGGGCACCCGGATGGTGGCCGGGGTGACGGCGCCCAGGTCCTTGTTGCCCTGGTAGATGGCCGCGCCCTCGGGCGTGGACTCGATCCGCACCTCCACGGGCGCGCGCTCCAGGGTCGCCGCCACGTCCAGGCTGTTGTTGTTCACGGCCATCTTCTTGATGAAGGGCACGTAGCCAGGGGCGGTGACCTCCACCAGCGGGGCGTCGTTGCTGAGCGAGAAGTCCTTGTTCACCGACTCCTGGGAGCCCTGCTTCCGGGCGACCTGGTTGTCGATCTTCACCTCGGCGTCTCCCGGCTGGGTCTTGAAGATCACGAACACCGAGCGCGCCTGCCGCTTGAGGGCCACCGGCACCTGCGTGGCGTTGGTGCCCTCGGACACCATGACGGACTGGTTGAAGGCCTCGTAGCCCGGAGCGGTCACCACCACCAGCACGTTGCCCACGGACATGGGCTTCAGGGCGAAGCCGTTGGGGGGGAACTTCTCCGGAGGCCCCGCGTTGATGGACACCATCGCGACGTCCTTCGCCTCCAGCGTCTTGAGCTCCACCATCACGTAGCCCTGCGCGGGCTTGCTCGGGGAGAAGACCAGGGCCACGCCCACCAGGAGGAACAGCGACGCCAGCCCCACGGCGCCGTAGAGCAGCCGCTTGTCCATGCCCTTGAAGCCCAGCCCCCGGGCGGGAGCCTCCGGCTCGGGCGCGTTCTTCTGGCGGACTTCCTTCGCGGGCGGACGCGGCGCGTTCCCGTTGTTGAGGACGGGGGGCGCGGGCGGACGCGGCGCCGGTTCCGGCAGCGGGTCCGGCCGGTGGAGGCGCTGCGGCGGACCGTCGTTGCCCCGGTTCGGCGTCGGCCGGGGCGCGGGCGCGTCGTTGGCCATCAGCGTGGGCACGTTGGTCAGCGACGGACGCGGCGGCGCGGAGGTCAGCACCGGCGCGCTGTTCTGCGACGACAGGCGCGGCGGCGCCGGAGGCTGGGGCAGCGACGAGGGCGGCGGGATGACGGCGGTGCGACCCGACACGTCCTCCTCCCCGTCGTCCTGCGGCGCGGCCGGGGACTCCAGCGGCGTGACGGCGCGGCCAATGGCGGCGCCCGGCTGGGTGGTGGGCTCCGGCGAGTCGTTGAAGACGGCGTCGCGGTCCACCATCTGCGTCGCCAGCTCCTCGTCCTCCTTGGGCGAGGGCGCGGCCGGCGCGGCGGTCAGCTTGGGCAGCGCCGCGAGCGTGGGCGAACGGCGCGCGCCCTGCGCGGTGCCACCGGAGTTGGAGGCGCGCGGCGGCGGCGCGGCCACGGGCTCCACGGGGGGCGCGGAGGGCGCCACCGCCGGGATGTTGGTCATGCTCTGCGTGGGCACCGGGGACGGACCGCTGAAGCCCGCCTCGATGGCCGCCAGCATGCCGTCCGGCGCGCGGATGTCCGCGTACTCGGCCAGGCGCTGCTTCTCGCGTTCCACCTCTTCGGCGAACGTGGACTTCATGTACTGCATGAGGTCCTTGCGGCCGAAGATGGAGTCGTTCGTCAGCAGGAAGCGCTGCAGGTCGTCGCCCAGCTCGCTGGCGTACTGGTAGCGCTCGTCCACGTCCTTCGCGAGCGACTTGAGGACGATGCGCTCCAGCGCCTCCGGGATGCGCCGGTTGTACGTGGACGGCGACGGCACCTCCGCCTTGCGCACCTTCTCCAGCACGCTGAAGTCGCTGTCGCCCACGAAGAGGCGCTCGCCGGTGAGCATCTCGTAGAGGCACACGCCAATGGCGAACACGTCCGAGCGGCGATCCAGCGGCAGGCCGCGGATCTGCTCCGGGCTCATGTAGCCGAACTTGCCCTTGAGGATACCGGCCTGCGTCTTGGTGGCCTTGCCCGCCGCCTTCGCGATGCCGAAGTCGATGACCTTGACCTCGCCCTCGAAGGACACGAGCACGTTCTGCGGCGAGATGTCGCGGTGGACGATGTTGAGGTCGCGCCCCATCCCGTCCTTCTTGCGGTGGGCGTAGTCCAGGCCCTCGCACATCTTCGCCACGCAGAAGGCGACCAGCGGCACGGGCGCGGGCTCACCCTTCTTCCGGCAACGGTCGAAGATGGCCCGCATGTCCTTGCCGGGGATGTACTCCATCGAAATGAAGTAGCTGCTGGCGATCTGCCCCAGCTCGTAGATCTGCGCGATGTTGGCGTGGGTCAGCTGGACGCTGATCTTCGCCTCATCGATGAACATCGAGATGAATTCTTCATCCTCGGCGATGTTCGGCAGGATGCGCTTGATGGCGACGAGCCGCTCGAAGCCGCTGGCGCCGAACTGTTTGCCGCGCCAGACCTCCGCCATGCCGCCGATGTTGACGCGGTCCAGGAGGAGATACTTCCCGAACGGGATGGGTTGCCGCTTCGGTTGAGAGGTCGTCACTGTGTGTGGGGGTCGAGTCCTTGCAGGGAGCCTATCGATCGCGGCTCCAAAGGGTCAACCGCGCGCGCGGACCTATTTCCGCCCGCTTGCTCCCCAGGCGACCCCGGCTCAGGGCGAAGGGGACGCCGCCGCGCCCCCATCCACGGTGGGGATCTCCAGGTCGATACCCGGAATGCCCTCGTTCTCCTCCTCGGGCTCCGCGGGAAGCTGGGCGCGCACGACGGCCACGCGCGGCTCTCCTCGGTGGGAGAGCACGGCGGGCGCACCAAAGCGCACCTCGGCGGGCAGCCCCACCAGCGTCACCCAGGCCTGCTTGCCGTCCCGGGCCACGCAGTAGAGCAGCGTGCCGGCCCGGGTGCCGGGCGCGTCGCGGACCGGGCCCTCGCAGTCCGTGCGCACCTGGAGTGTATAGGCCGGCACCGACGTCCCGCGCTCCAGGTACGGCGGAGCGCCCAGCGCGTCCACCAGGGGCTGTAGCACCTGGGCTCGCGAGGGCACGGATTCCACCGTGGCCAGCTTCTGGGCATCGTTCTGGAAGCGCTGCAGCGCCACCGAGGCCATCTCCGGCGAGTCCAGCGGCGTGCGACCCTCCGCGAGCACCAGGTCCAGGAAGAGCGCCAGCACGAGCAGGATGGGCAGCAGCCGGTAGCCCTTGAAGTCCTCCGGCTTCTTTCGCAGCAGTCCCGCGACGAACACGGCCAGGCCCACGCCCGCGAGCCCCAGCACGACGCTGGCGCGCACGGCGGACGGCGGCGTGAGGAGCGCGGAGACCTCCGCGGTCCGGGCGCTCAGGGCATCCGAGAGGTCGCCCCCGTAGATCCACCCCAGCGCCCCCAGGCACAGGACGTTGGTCAGGAGCGTCTTGCGCGAAGGGCCGCTCATCCCGCCAGCGTCCTCGCCGGATCCGTGGCGGCGGCGCGGCGGCTGGGGAAGTACGCCCCGGCGAGCGCGGCCACGAGCCCCAGCAGCACGCCCCCCAGCACCACTCCCACGGGGAAGGAGAAGAAGCTCTCCGGCTTGAAGGGGAAGTTGGGCAGGTAGCCCTTCGCGAGCCGGTCCACGATGAAGGCCAGCACCAGCGCCGCGGCCGTGCCCGCCGCGCCGCCCAGCACGCCCACCACGCCGGCCTCCGCCAGCACGATGGCGCGCACGTCCGCGCGAGAGGCGCCCACCGCCTGCATCACGCCAATCTCCTTGGCCCGCGCGCGCACGGACGAGGACATGGCGTGGGCGATGTTCACCGCCGCCAGCACGCAGATGAGGATGGAGAGCAGCGCCAGCGCGGACGTGGTGAGCGCCACCGCCGCGCCCGCGTTCTCCGCCAGCCGGCGCTCCTGATCATCGATTTCGAAGCCCATCCCCTTCACCGCCTCCACCAGCTCCGGGACGCGGGAAGGGTCCGCGGCCACCAGCGTGACGCCGGAGTAGCTGTCCGCGTCCGCGCCGGAAGCGCGGTTGATGCGCACCGCCGTGTCCAGCGGGATGGTGATGCCCGCGAGCATGGCCCGGTCGGACGCGCCCACCACCTGCGCCTGCTGCGTGGTGGTGGGCCCGCCGGACGTGGCCGCCACGTAGGAGCGGTTGAACTCCACCGGGAAGCCGAAGCCGATGAGCATCTCCGCGGACAGCTGCGGCAGCTTGCGCGCGGGCGCGAACGTCTTGTTGTACAGCTCCAACAGGCGCGTGGAGATGAGCGCGGGGATGGCCTTGCCCTCCCCCGGGTCCTTGAAGTCCTTCGCCTCCGGCAGCCCCACGTCCTTCTGCACCAGGCCGGGGTCCACGCCCACCGCGAGCACCTCCATGCCCATGCGCAGGCGCGAGCCGAAGAACACGCCGTCGTAGCGCGTCACCGCCGGCACGCGGACGTTCATCTTCCGGTACGTCGTCTCCACGCCGGGCAGCGCGGCCAGGCGCTCCACCGCGGCCGCGTCCAGCTTGCCGCCGCCCAAGAGGCCCAGCGACACCGCCGGGGGCACCACGTCCACCAGCCGCGAGTCCGTGGGGAAGATGCGCTCGCGGATGACGCGCCCCACGCCCAGCCCCAGGCCCACGAAGAACACCAGCGCGCCTACGCCCATGGCCACGCCGAAGGCGGAGAAGAACGCGCCCTTGCGCTCACGCGCGAGGGACAACCTCACCAGTCGCGACAGTGCGTCGAACCTCACGGGGCACCTCGCGACGCCAGGGCTTCC
This DNA window, taken from Corallococcus coralloides DSM 2259, encodes the following:
- a CDS encoding ATP-binding protein encodes the protein MTKVRKVNKADPLADLPRWAQQLARKYYTKTVSTFLLYGAVRDLQPLQLEDGGRGFGTLKTFLSEELFGGRDHVLFYDRSSGIRSATPETQKDLARAMTGYDAMYGTDYAKVMPRDPGRALQILENFLRMRLSEGRSLALIIDYAETLVPGGEMSHLSAEDRFVVATLDKWAHDPQFLAGDVSVVLLAENLSDVSPRISRNPYVAPIELPLPTEEERLEYVRSKLEGKKLQSVSEVPVAGLAKMTAGLSRINLDRVLTEALEREVRITPELLKEKKKELIQAECHGLLEFIEPAHTLDAVAGHAPAKQMLRQAASALKKGRIEVMPMGYLVSGPVGTGKTFMVSCFAGEIGIPVVKFLNFRSQWQGVTESNLEKIFNLLKALWPVAVMVDEADTFLGNRDSGGDSGTSSRIFGSIASFMGNTQYRGKIVWFLLTARPDLLPIDLKRQGRAEEHLALFYPQTDEERNELFQAMSKKTGVSVEGVESFAALIPGGVRAFSGADIEAVMVRSKFRALAEGRDQVTKDDLAAVLADFVPPSYPLEIEMQNLVAVQECTSRALLPENFRKLDRDYISKRVRELKMLLEEQ
- a CDS encoding serine/threonine-protein kinase, with amino-acid sequence MTTSQPKRQPIPFGKYLLLDRVNIGGMAEVWRGKQFGASGFERLVAIKRILPNIAEDEEFISMFIDEAKISVQLTHANIAQIYELGQIASSYFISMEYIPGKDMRAIFDRCRKKGEPAPVPLVAFCVAKMCEGLDYAHRKKDGMGRDLNIVHRDISPQNVLVSFEGEVKVIDFGIAKAAGKATKTQAGILKGKFGYMSPEQIRGLPLDRRSDVFAIGVCLYEMLTGERLFVGDSDFSVLEKVRKAEVPSPSTYNRRIPEALERIVLKSLAKDVDERYQYASELGDDLQRFLLTNDSIFGRKDLMQYMKSTFAEEVEREKQRLAEYADIRAPDGMLAAIEAGFSGPSPVPTQSMTNIPAVAPSAPPVEPVAAPPPRASNSGGTAQGARRSPTLAALPKLTAAPAAPSPKEDEELATQMVDRDAVFNDSPEPTTQPGAAIGRAVTPLESPAAPQDDGEEDVSGRTAVIPPPSSLPQPPAPPRLSSQNSAPVLTSAPPRPSLTNVPTLMANDAPAPRPTPNRGNDGPPQRLHRPDPLPEPAPRPPAPPVLNNGNAPRPPAKEVRQKNAPEPEAPARGLGFKGMDKRLLYGAVGLASLFLLVGVALVFSPSKPAQGYVMVELKTLEAKDVAMVSINAGPPEKFPPNGFALKPMSVGNVLVVVTAPGYEAFNQSVMVSEGTNATQVPVALKRQARSVFVIFKTQPGDAEVKIDNQVARKQGSQESVNKDFSLSNDAPLVEVTAPGYVPFIKKMAVNNNSLDVAATLERAPVEVRIESTPEGAAIYQGNKDLGAVTPATIRVPWGTRELTLKAKCHADEDVSVGTPSPAGSTVKVEATLKKQARCRD
- a CDS encoding ABC transporter permease; this translates as MRFDALSRLVRLSLARERKGAFFSAFGVAMGVGALVFFVGLGLGVGRVIRERIFPTDSRLVDVVPPAVSLGLLGGGKLDAAAVERLAALPGVETTYRKMNVRVPAVTRYDGVFFGSRLRMGMEVLAVGVDPGLVQKDVGLPEAKDFKDPGEGKAIPALISTRLLELYNKTFAPARKLPQLSAEMLIGFGFPVEFNRSYVAATSGGPTTTQQAQVVGASDRAMLAGITIPLDTAVRINRASGADADSYSGVTLVAADPSRVPELVEAVKGMGFEIDDQERRLAENAGAAVALTTSALALLSILICVLAAVNIAHAMSSSVRARAKEIGVMQAVGASRADVRAIVLAEAGVVGVLGGAAGTAAALVLAFIVDRLAKGYLPNFPFKPESFFSFPVGVVLGGVLLGLVAALAGAYFPSRRAAATDPARTLAG